The Juglans regia cultivar Chandler chromosome 10, Walnut 2.0, whole genome shotgun sequence genome includes the window GAACCATCTGAGCGAGTCTTGATCTTATAGATCCACTTACAACCAATCACAGACTTTTCAGGAGGCAAATTAACTAGATCCCATGTATGGTTATTAGATAATGTATCAAATTTCTCAGTCATTGCATCTTGCCATAAGGGATTAGTGGAGGCCTCATGATAGGAGTGAGACTGATGTAAAGTAGTAAGGGCAATGTAATAATAGAAATTATGCAGATGAGTCGGAAGAGATCTTACCCGAGAAGAACGGTGAAGGAAAATGTCCGCAGGCTGGGGAGGAACAAAGATTGCAGTTGGAAAGGGAGGCAGCTCAAGAGACGAAGATCCTGGCCTAGAAGAGTCCAAAGAGAGAGTAGGTGGAATGCATGGAACATCGAATATAGACACAGGCGGAGAATGACTGGAGGGCTCATCTAGAAAAAGTTATAAGGTAGAGGATTGAGAAATAGAGGGACTGAAGGTGGAGACCTCAGTAAAGAAGTGATGTTCCCATAACACAACGTGATGGAAAATGAGGAAGCGATGAGTAGGATTATAACACCGATAGCCATTCTGAGTCTCGTCATAGCCAAGAAAGCAACAAAGGCGAGAACGTGGCTTCAGTTTTGTATGTTCATGAGACTGAAGAAGGACAAAACAAGTTGAACCAAAGGAATGAAGATGTTGAGACTCAGGGGAAGATCCAAATAGACATGACTATATCGAGATTGATATGAGATGACCAGACTTGGAAGGTGGTTAATGGTTTGAACTGTAGTAAGGGCAACTTTACCCCCATATTGGGATACAGACTTTAGCATAGAGGAGAAGAGTCTGAACTGTGTCAAGGATATGTCGAAGTTTTCGTTTGACTCGTTCATTTTGCTGAGAGGTGCCTAGACAAGAGGTTTGATGCATAGTGTCATATGATTGCAAAATACTTTGAAAAGTATATTGTTTGTATTCAAGTGTATTGTCAgattgagaaattttgaaacgTTTAGAAAATTGAGTTTCaatcatttttgaaaatttgtagtAAATATGCAATATTTTAGAAGGAGAGTGCGTAAGATAAATCCAACTGTAACGAGTGAAATCATCAATGAACATAATAAAGTAATGAAATCCACTGATAGAAGTTATGGGGGCAGGTTCCCAAATATCAGAgtgtaacaaataaaaaatactagtaGACAATGACTCACTACTATTAAAATACAAAGCAAGTTGTTTTTCTAACTGAAAAGATATACAATCAAAGGTATCTTGGGacacaaaatctaaaacctcgaGAAACTAACTGTTGTATCCAAGAAGAGGATGCATTACCAAGTTGAAAGTGCTAGATGGTGAAGGAAGGAGAAACAAATATGACAACAGAAACATCAACGGGTGGACCTGGAGGAACTGATGGAAGATGCAAATTGCTCATTGGAAACATATGCTCCATTCTAGGGCCTGTCCCAAGTACCTCTTTTGTCTGTGGATCCTACAGAGTACAACCAGAGTAGTAAAAAATATCACGGTAGCCAAGTTGAGCCAATGACCCCATAGACACCAAGTTATAAGAGAGTTTAAGAccctaaaaattgaaatattggaTGTAGAGATAGAGCCAATACTAGGAGCAAGCATAGTAGATCCATTGAGAGTGTGTATAACAAGTGGTAGATATGCAAAATACATTTTAGTGAACAAGAATGAGGAGGGTGTCATATGATTGTTATAGGCAGAATCCATAACCCAAGAGAGAACATAAAGAGCAGAGGAAGACGATGCATTATTAGAACGAATTAGGACCTGATCTAGGAAATTCTCCAAGTCAGTTGCGGAGAGAGTGGCGATGGATCCAGAAGACTGAGTCGCATCTCTAACGGTTTCAGAGGCTGAGGAGTGTCTGAACTAGAAACAATAGTAGTAAGAGGTTCTTTCTTGTTATGATGGTAATAGGTCTAGATGACATGGCCATGACGTTTACAATAATGACAAAATAGCCTATTGGAGCGATGGTTGCTAGGATGATGCTTTCTAGAACCAGACTTCTGTGGTTGGTCAGAGGAGGAAACTGATAGAGTGGTAGCCCAGACACTGAGCTTGTTCTGAGTCTGTAATGTCTGCAGACGAGTTTTCTCATGGACCAGCTCATTGACAGCAATATGTAGGGAAGAAGTCGGAGTGTGATTAAGGAGTTGACTACGAATGGACTCAAAGTCATTCTATAGGGCCATGAGAAAATGATAAAGACGATGCTAATCACGACGAATAGCACACATGTCAGCATCAGTGGTATCCTTTCAGAGTTGGTCAGAAAGATCAATCTGATTCCAAATGTGATGAAGGTGATCAACGAATTCATTAATGGATTGACCAGGCTACTGTTTGAGCTAATACAACTCGACTATAAGCTCGTACTCTCTAAACCCATGAGGGGTATCATAATGCCTGGCTAACATGGTCCAAGCAGATAGAGCATCATCAAAGCTACTAAGTAGGTTGGAGATAGTCGGAATGTAGGTGTTGAGCATCTAAGTAAGGATATGGTGATTATGCCTATCCCATTTGAAAAGGTGCTGTTGAAAATTTCCTTGGATAAAAAAAGGTCAATGTTGTGGTCAAAGTCAACGGTCAATAATGTTGACATGGAAGGCTATTGACGTAATAGGATGATGTGGTTGTTAACAAGACTATGACTGACGTGGTAGTTGCGGGTGAGGAGGCAAGTGATTCCTAGGTGAGGAAGTTagggtatattaaaaagaaGAGGTTTGTCAAACCCTGGTTAGATAGTGATTGCCAATTCCAAGTGTTGTTAGAAGCCTGTGATTCGgccaagtgttatttttattaacattgatggacaaaaaaaaaaaaaaaaataacagagaTCTTATTTCTAAATAACTCATACCACAAAATGCTAATTTAAACAAAAGATATTGCACATGGTGTCAAACCTAAGTACCTAAAGCATATTGGGTATTGACcaaactttcatattttaaaactcaCATGCCAAATTTgggaattatatataagaaatttgtagatgattttatattagTTGAGATGGAAAAGAAGAATGTGGTTTATGGaaagatgaaaaatgatgttGGGGAGGAAACACTAGATCGATCTCCCCAAAAAATCTCAGATTTATATTACTTTGTTTCCGGTGAGAACTGTGGTATATTATATGTTGTTGAcgtataaaattaattaaaatgtacCACATGATCAATAAGAATGATTGAGGATGACCAAATTTATGGTAAATGGTAACATTgttatcaaattttaatattattttgttgggTCATATACCACAAATCTTATGAGATAGAAAGATGGAGAGAGTACTGACAAATAACAAACAATATCGAACCAGTTGTTCCCACAAGACGATGTTAACAAAGTCACATTCTACAAAGAATCAATTCATAACTTCAAAGTATGTTTAGGAAGCCACCCTTTTTCTCTTCAACTAGAAAATTTGCTCTCAAGCTATTGCAATTGGACCCAAGCCACCTGTTGCCCTCATGGCTTCAAATCTTGGCTCCTTGGGCTGGAACTTGAGGCCAGCATACAGCTTCATGTAGTCGTCAAACACGAATTTTGGGTAAACATGGTTCTTCTCCTCATCATCTCCCTCTTTCTGTACCAGTGCTGGTGCTGGACAAATTACAGCATCACTGCCAGGGTTGTAGAATGAAGCTATTGACATTCTATTCCCATCAGTTCGGGCTATCACTCTGTGCAGCACACTCTTGTACTTCCCATTGGTGATGACCTATGCATATACATTCAAGATCAGTTTAATGTCATCAAATTAATTGTACTGGGATTCATTATAGGCTAGCCAATGTGGTGTGTGTTGGGTGTGTCGATAAATAGACTTGCATGATCATCAGTTCCTCAAaaagttctgttttttttttcctcttattacagtaaattattataaaacttaatttcttAGATATATACCTCGAGCTGGTCACCAAGGTTGATGACAATGGAGTGGCGCATAGGAGGCACGTCAATCCAGTGACCATCTTTGAGAAGCTGGAGACCGCTGACCTTGTCATCCTGGAAGAGAAGGATAATGCCACCAGCATCGGTGTGGGCACGGAGACCCTTGATCAGCTCTGGCTTTGGGCATGGAGGGTAGTTGCTAACCTTGGTTCCAAAACTTGGACCTTTTGATCCACACATTGCCTTTTTGAGGTAACCTTTCTCTAGTCCAAGATTCTCATCTAACAGCTCTAGGAGTTCCTCTGCCAGTTTTCCCAACTTCACAGCAAATTCCTTCATGATGTTCCTgcaatattattcatatttgagatgttctaaatattattttggatgtTCAAAACACTTCTGAGTACATGATTGGAAGTCATCTCAGATAAAAGTTCAGGCGAACATATCTCATATTactttctttcttaaaaaaaatgtcttccACGATATTTGTGCACAAATTGCAGACTCTTTACATACCTGTAATCATCTTGGAGGTCTGGAATCTCAGAGATATTGGAGTAGGGGAGATGGCGTAAGTGGAAGGTGCTCTCCCAATCCATGTCATGGACCTCAGCCTGAACACCCTCTAGACCCTTGCTTGCCATCAGTTGCTTGAACCTTTGCTCCATGCACTTCTTGTAGTGCTTCTTTGTCGACGTCTCCACAGCGTCCATTAACTCGTGGGATATGCCATGATTAAGCAACTGCATGATATACAACTAGAAATTTCAGAAAGGAACGCAAAACAGTACTTATAAACCCATAACTGGAATTGTAAATTAATGAGCAACTCAATAATGGATGCGCAGCTAGGAACAAATTTAGCAAGGCTTAGATCAAGCAGAGTACTGATACTGATAGGTACCTCAAAGAAACCCCAGTTTTCGCATGCATCTTTGATCTTCTCCATGGTTGCTCCTCTCTCCTCACCGTTTAGCTTCTCCAAGTTTATCACTGGGAagttctccatctctctctctctctctctctcgctctctctcctcCTAAAGCAAGCaaactgtgttttttttttctctataagcAAGCAAGCTGTGTAGTGTGTTCGATGCTGTGCTGTGAGAGTTTGGTGGTATTTATAGGGGTTAAATGCAAAGGGAGTCGTTGAGGAAAAAGAACAGCTGTGAACTGGAACTCGGGTGCTATccatatattttatcatctttaatcGACGACGTGACTTATTATTCTAAAGCAAACTCAAGTAGTATTTTACCATTGGAATTAATTGTACGAACCTGCTAAGGTCGCTTTGCTTTGTTGAACCGTCTCCTACGTAACGCTGTTTGACCCCACCTTCGTTGCCTTCTTCTTAGCGATTTATTATGCATCaactactatttattttcacattctatatctataacttttttatataatgtgtaggtatttttcatagaatataGGGTGTAGATTGATGAGTAGTAACTGATGAGAAAATTTTTCTTCATCTAAGtacaaaatatttgataataaaaataaaactataaagtGACgtgatatgatacgttagatcaaACTATATCGATTTATGTGTAATCCTTCCAAATTGATATTATTATCTTAAGAATAGCACGAACTCTTGCATTTCTTTAGGAATTGATGAAGTCTTGGCCAATTTGATCTGTTGCTCCCGCCCATGTTATCACTAAATTTAGGAGTTAACGTAGTTCTATACCTATGGTGAAGAAAACATTGTTCTCCGATACATTTCTCATTGTAATCACATGGTGAATTACTGAATGGAGTCCTTCTTCGATATTGGTACGTATAGATGCAAGCGCGTTTCTTTCTAATCACAAAATATATCATGTTTTCAATTCCTTTGACCAGACCGCCCATGCATGCCATCTTCTTCGTATAAGAAGCGGGAAGGGATCTATCCGACTAGCTAGCTTCATGTGTTGTTGCCCGGAAACTTCATCTGTCAATTTATTCATGACttaatttcttttcccttttccatGGTTGTTGACCTTTTGCTCTGCGTCATGACGTTGGAAGTTCAAAAGACAATAACATGAATTAGGAAATTAGATGCAAATGTTGCACTATTAATTAACGTCATTAATCAATGTCAAAATCAGACTAGCTAGTGGAGTTtccttatcattatttttcatgtgcAATATAAGCTCCTGTCGGTGGCCACCCTACTAAACTTGTTGTACAAACGCTGTACattcttattgaaaaaaaataaagtctataattacaaaattaattttctcatgTGGGTCTtacatttactcttttttttttttttgaaaatgagtatgCGGCGCTTATATTTGTgtatgactacaaatatcatttcttttttgttttatcctaaattaaattatctacAGTATAAACTTTGCTTCCATCTTCATACATATTCAGTTTGCATATTGTAACTGTTACCAACTTGGTCATGGCTATCAATtatccaccttttttttttttttttatcatgatcAGTATGTGGCCCATAGTCAAGGATCACTGGATCCTACCTTTTTGTGCCATATATTGCTTGTTTAATTGGCATTGGTgtaaatccaaatccaaaatttaatatatcatcgAGATAGTACTTCCTATGAGGATTAATTAATAAGATGGGGTTGATCACAAGTCTAAAAATTGTTAAGCACGCTTGTATTTTGTCAGTACTAGGTGGTCACAAATGGGACACTAGGAagttcttattcaaaaaaacaaacaggCAAAGTTGTTCAGTAAACGACCCAACATGACCTAATTTAATGTCCCACATGCAAATTTATTGTAGCAGTGTTGAAAAGCATGCATGATcgatcactacaagaaaatctGATCTCAAGCATCCAGATGAATTTTAATGTAAATGAAGGAATTCATGCGTGGTTTTCCATATGACTGGATCTTAGTGGGAGACACGAGTTCGATACTTTATTAATTAGGCTTCTCTCTTGCATTCATCTCACTGatcattattatattctaataattttgtatattataacCCACGGAAGGTTTAAATTGTGGCTAATATATACTTATCATTTCCCATGACACTTCCCGCGGCAAGAGCAGATGAAGTTTGCTGCAAAATGACATCCATTTTTGTTTATGCTCATGGGAATATGTTCTATTACGATGTGAGCTAGCTTCTCATGGGTTTTAGTATTACGCAATATAGATTAGGTCGTGGGAAAAACACTTTCCTCCATCAACTTGTATTGTCATAAGTATTGACAACACTTTTCCCCACCAAGGCTTTCGTAGATTGAGAGTGTAATTTCCATGATAGTGATTTGTAGGTAATAGTTTTTCATAAACCTAAACAAGTTTTTTTCCACAAACCCGTGCATTCGTcaggaataatttttttcctacttataatatacataaacaTTAGCCTTGATTTGTGGCATTTCCCACAAATTGTTAGCCAATGAATACTTTTGTAGGCATTTTTATATCAATGCAATCAAGCTTTGCATTTTCATTGAAGACAATAATAATCTATGCAAATACTCAAATTATGTACTTACCTAGGTATCAAATTAAATCTGTTATATAACATACTGCTATAAACACTTTTAGCCATATAACATAATTCCATATCAATATGTTATAACATTCCAACATGGACCGGTGTTCAATGAAGGCCATAAAATACACGATTAACGTTTGTTGAGTGGGAATGGCAAGAGGGTCATCAATATGCATATGCAGATAGAACTTGCCAATTCTCTCCATCTGGTTTGACATTGAGCTATTCCTTCAAGAACAATTTTCACTACTTGGAACCCTTGTCAATGCATGGCAAGAATCATGCATGCTGGTCATGTAGCCTTGCAACAAAAAAATCCTTCATTTTTACCCAACTGGACTCaggtaaaaaattaaatcagcTTTCACAAACCAGTGTTATGATTGTATGAGAGAAGACGACTCACATCATCATAAACACCATTACCTGCACTATAGTAGGACCAAACTATTGTAGCTACTTCCATGAAGATACCAAGTTACATactcccaacacaaaatatatgcTATATAGTATACTCCCAATACCATATCaacctttgaaaaaaaatggcagTAGTATGTTTGGTGTACCTATTTATCTTTAGACTCTATTTGGAGGAAAATTAGTTATCAGACAATATTTGAGAACTGTGAGGAAACGATGTTAGAACTAAAGATCTACTTCTCTAATACCATGTTTCTTTAATATCAAGCGCTCTTGTTTCAATATAGAGATTTGTTTTTACTAGAATCCGTGGCTATAAATCGATTGCGCTTCTTTCATGAAACTCTATTACATTTCCTTATCATGtttacttcttacttatcattgatataaaaaaatctctaagTCTTTTATTTTTGCCTCCTTTTCCTACAATCCAGGTTGGAAATCATGGAAGACCATGCCATGAACATGACCTGAAGCCATCTTCACCTTTACAAAAGGATTCAAGTTGTAACAAGCAGGTATAATAagcatatacacacacacacacacacacacacacacactaggtAGGAACAATGTGCAAAGCACATTTGCTTAGTTCggtgaaataattattttgaaaataaaagttgaaggCATAtggaaaaaaatgtgaaatctaGCAAATATTTAGGGGTAATTATAGTTAAGTAGAATATAATAATTGCATGCTTGAAAAgattagaagataaaaacattagttcaaaatataatataattcaacacatatttataacatcgatagttttagcaaagttGTCTGCGATAAGTTTAATACGAGCccaacaaaaacattagtttaaaatataacatagtcTAACACATATTTCTAATATCGATAGTTTTAGCAACAAGCccaacaaaaacattagttcaaacTATGAGTCCTTTGAAGTTTTTAGTATGATCTATCATTTCATGTAATCTTGTATCGATAGAGACGACATTGAAACTCATGTGCTTCTGTTGGTTGAGTAGATCGGGGTTTACTAAAAGTTCAATTATCCACTCTTTCTTTGAAGCTTGCTCTATAAGATTTTCAATATATGGCATATGTTCCtgcaaatgaaatttttaatagCCTTGCTgattagtaaaaatttaaagaacttataTGCTATAAATTGATGTCttgtaaattaaaacaaatcttcgaatgcaatgtttttaattaaattactatgCATAACTGACaagtatataaaaatcaatttaaatgatttttctgataatttgcttttaatagtttttttttttcatataaacctCAATGTACTAGATAATGTAGTAAACATGTCAAAAACTTTAAGATAGATTTTTTTACTTGCAACAATAAAGGCaatggaaaataagaaaatatacatCGCTAGTATACTCAATTGCCAAACAACCGAATGCTTCTACTACAATTTTACCAAACAAAACAGCACGTAGTCTTCCTGTACCATCGTCGAGTTCAACATATGCTCGACAACtataaatttgatggaaatatcattttaagttaCAGTCAATAATAACTATACATTAAATCTATCCcataaattatcaaacaaaacatTTGAAAGATATATACCGTGGTTGGGAAATGCTTTGGTGTTTGCAATGGAAACAAATGAAGTTATCATTGTAATCATGCTCAGTTCATTTATTATAGCCAATAcatgacatgtaaaaaaatatctggCGCAAGTCAACCACAATTATCTTCGCctttatctaaaattttactttctacATTACAttagaaacaattttttaaatgaattgaatgtataaatatatgaatttgttACTAAGAATATGATTTTATCACCATGGGTTGCAGACTTTTGATCAACTTAACAACATCATAAATCTTGATTATTTCCCAAATACCAACAGAAGACAGAGATGTAGATGGGTATGTCAAGTATTTTGCAATAATACTCtcaagtaataaattattaatcaccgcctttaaaattcataaaaacaaatacaacataagaaataaaaatatggagatttcaatatttaagtgGCATGAAACAAACAATGATTTATTTGTGACGATTACCACTTTCGCAATGAAGTTGCCTCAGGAAAAACATGATTGATCATAAATTTGCTTTTTGGATGGGATGAAAGTGATAATCCTTCAGTGGAAATAGAGATCATGATTAATGCAAGCatatatagtataaaaaaaaaatataagattgttaattattaaaaataccattaTAAGAACCAACTCTTATCCTTATTTCAAGTATAACTGGTTTTGTCCCAATTATTTCCAAGATTGTTTTGCATTGATTTTGCACAAATCGACTCCACATAGTTAAACAGATGGGGTTTAAACTAcaaaattggaataaaaaaaatagttaatagaatttgcaagaaataaaaactGAAACATAACTCTAAAAGCGTGAActacccaaaaaatatttttacctttgatcaataacatatattttttgaatagttGTTGGTCCATGCATTCAAGTTATCTCTCTACATGGTTTGACATGGATTGCACCAGCTAAAACATCTGACAAACAAgatctaaatttttaatacattGATAATTGAAGATTCTAAAATAAAGAGTGAATTACCTATTTCTGCAATTGAGTCTTTGTAAGCATCTAATTTAGTAAACGGAATGAGTTGGTACTTTGGTGGCTCCAATTGTTTTTCATCCTTTCGAGCTTCTTCAAttatggttttagaatttaagatCTAATGATATTCATGTGTTTCAATTCTATACTTCGGATCCAATGGCCTCACATATGCATTGTTGATGTAATATGAATGGAAAATATGCAAAGTATCATCTCGTGAGTCAATATCTTTATCAAACATTGTAGCTTGCAATCGATTTCCctgtataatataaaaagttgtaacgaataatttacaaaatcaaaattgtaatgaataattgagtataataattttgtttgattttaaattgtttttgggctaaaaaataatatttttttaaatgtgttacAGGAAGAGAACTAAATGAATGGAACATCATCGACATTtctataatataaaaagatttaaaaaatcaaatatcaaaAGACCCAACAAATCAgtagtcaaaaaaaaaaaaaaaggttaataGATTGGatgcaaaaataacaaaatcatttacCAACTTCAAAAGacaatagataaaaataaatactataCTTCTGAATCAATCAATGTTAGCCTTTGATACTTCAATGGTGAGCGTTGACCTGTTTGTTTGGATGACTTGTCTGCTACaatcattttgattttccaattcTTTGTACTTGGagtgatatattttattgatgtataAGCCGTCCGCATCTTTAAAGCTGTTCACATACAAAGATATTGAATATGTAAGTATAGTAAAcccaatactaaattaaaaaaaaaaaaattgcaaagaaaattaaagaacacAATAAATTGAAGAACACAAtataaaacatacaaaaaagaGAATTCTATTAAATGTGCAATTTTGTTTAAGTAGTTAAACTCAAATTATACAATTGAATCATTACTCATATAACATTAATCTtgcaatataaattttgttttttttaataatgtagcaaattaacaaattaaaaaaacccCACAATTCTATTACTGTAgtgaaattgaaagttgaaaggcTAAAACATTTATTATGTACTCAAAGAGAAAGGGACTAATGacaaagataagaaaaaataaagaagaaacatTATAAGTATTGT containing:
- the LOC108995818 gene encoding 1-aminocyclopropane-1-carboxylate oxidase 3-like; the protein is MENFPVINLEKLNGEERGATMEKIKDACENWGFFELLNHGISHELMDAVETSTKKHYKKCMEQRFKQLMASKGLEGVQAEVHDMDWESTFHLRHLPYSNISEIPDLQDDYRNIMKEFAVKLGKLAEELLELLDENLGLEKGYLKKAMCGSKGPSFGTKVSNYPPCPKPELIKGLRAHTDAGGIILLFQDDKVSGLQLLKDGHWIDVPPMRHSIVINLGDQLEVITNGKYKSVLHRVIARTDGNRMSIASFYNPGSDAVICPAPALVQKEGDDEEKNHVYPKFVFDDYMKLYAGLKFQPKEPRFEAMRATGGLGPIAIA